A window of Juglans regia cultivar Chandler chromosome 7, Walnut 2.0, whole genome shotgun sequence contains these coding sequences:
- the LOC108986340 gene encoding uncharacterized protein LOC108986340 — protein MVIITELTHSSHPDHVLKLTNRIETPYKCDGCKEQGFHPCYQCHENGCDFHLHEHCAKADHSAPITHAFFDNIRFIFHNNFRPQSRISLSFCVACGKSVQGFKYQSFCGKAHVIHPCCLNLPLALSAPQGDQEVKLRLLKKSKYWPTSKCLRCQNRKISKDIHGWVYVSTSGDFCYHVACVQDLILDRWKTDQLQYPNGDPGRQTLQLAIEHNNLPQRKVRKIQWVVIKVALHLLIGAIFGEAIGGIIDLIF, from the coding sequence ATGGTGATCATTACTGAGTTAACGCACTCTAGCCACCCAGACCACGTGCTAAAGTTGACAAATCGCATCGAAACACCTTATAAATGTGATGGTTGTAAAGAACAAGGGTTTCATCCTTGTTACCAGTGTCACGAAAATGGGTGTGACTTTCATCTTCATGAGCACTGCGCTAAGGCTGATCACAGCGCACCCATCACCCACGCATTTTTCGACAACATACGGttcatatttcataataattttcGTCCACAAAGTCGTATTAGTTTGAGTTTCTGTGTTGCGTGCGGGAAGAGCGTCCAAGGGTTCAAGTACCAATCATTCTGTGGTAAAGCACACGTAATACATCCTTGCTGTTTGAATCTTCCGCTCGCTTTGTCAGCTCCTCAAGGTGATCAGGAGGTGAAATTGAGGCTACTTAAGAAGTCCAAATACTGGCCCACCTCAAAGTGTCTAAGATGCCAAAACAGGAAGATCTCAAAAGATATCCATGGCTGGGTTTATGTCTCCACCAGTGGCGATTTCTGTTACCACGTGGCGTGCGTTCAGGACTTGATTCTGGATAGATGGAAGACCGATCAACTCCAATATCCAAATGGCGATCCGGGAAGGCAAACCTTACAATTGGCAATTGAGCACAATAACTTACCTCAAAGGAAGGTTCGCAAGATACAATGGGTGGTGATAAAAGTGGCTCTTCATCTCCTTATTGGTGCAATCTTTGGAGAAGCAATAGGTGGGATCATTGATCTTATTTTCTAG